CCATCTGCGCCTGCAGCCCGGGGTCAACGGTGGCCTGAGGCTGGACCATGCCCTCCATGCACCCGCCTACGGAAAAAAGCAGTAACAAGAACGGTACGACTAATACTATACTCCTCTTCATGACAGGCCCTCCGTTATGCATTGCGACTGTTACTGGGTTTATAAAAAAAGCATACCACATGCCCGGATAAAGCACAAACCCCCCGGGAGGCCTGTCCTGAGTATAGTGGGGCCTCGTATGACATTAACCGTGCGGCAGCACCCTACTCCCCCCTTCCCCAGAAGGTCTCGTCCTTCCCCCCCGCCCCACCCTCGGCTGTGGGGCACTTCTCCTTCAGGATACGGAGCGCGACGTTAAGCTCCCCGTGGGCCCCGAGGAGCACCAGCATGTCGCCCGGGGCGAACTTGAACTCCCCCCTGGGGTTGGTGTGCGCCTTGCCGTTCCTTATGACCGCCATGACCGTGGTCCCGCCCGTCTTCCTCCTCAGGTCCAGCTCCTCGAGCGTCATACCCGCGACCCTGCAGCCCTTCTCGATAAAGAAGGTATCCATGACGCTGGTATCGAGTATCGAGGCCAGGCTCGCGAGCCTCTCGCCGGAGAGCGACGGGCTCCTCAGCATGGCATAGCCCTCCTGCCTGACGAGGTCGATCTGGTTCTGTATGATATTGGCCGGGAGGCGGTAGTCCCTAAGGACTCTGGCGAATATCTCCACCGAGGTCTCGAACTCCTCGGATATTACCTGGTCCGAGCCAAGCCGGTAGAGCTCCTCGACCTCCCCGGTGTAGCGGGTCCTGACCACTATAGAGAGGGCCGGGTTCAACTCCCGCGCCACCGTAACGCCTCTACGGGTACTTACCGGGTCGGTTATGGCGAAGACCACCATCTTGGCCCTCTCGACGGCCATCTTCTTAAGTATCTCCGGGTGGCTCGCGTCCCCGTAGTAGGCCCTGTGGCCGTCTTTCTTCGCCTTGGCGACCCTGGTGAAGTTTATGTCCAACACCAGATGCTCGATGGCCGTCTCCTTCAGCACGCGCGCGAGGTTCCGGCCGTTAAGGCCGTAGCCGACGATTATCACGTGGTTCGCGAGGTGGGTCTTCTTGGGTATCCCCTTCTGCGAGGCCCTTGCCCCGAGCTTGTGCGCTATCCGGAAGGCCGCGGACGAGGAGAACTTGAAGATAAAGGGCGTTATGGCCATGGTTATTATGGAGACGGCGAGGAGCGTCTGGTAGAGCCCCTGGCTGAGGTACCCGTCGTCCTGCCCCATCTTTATGAGTATGAAGGAGAACTCGCCTATCTGAGCCAGGTTGAAGCCGACCATGAGCGAGAGCCGGAGCGGGTAGT
The Thermodesulfobacteriota bacterium DNA segment above includes these coding regions:
- a CDS encoding cation:proton antiporter, which codes for MEGIPLLKDIVILIAVSVPISIVLVRLGLPTIVGFLLTGVIIGPYGFGLVTDPAEVETLAQMGIVLLLFTIGLEFSVTRMLNIKREAMLGGGLQIGFTVLLVWLFATFLDQPFHVAVLLGFIVSLSSSAIVLKLLVDSGEVSSSHGNLSVGILLFQDLCVVLMVMVIEGMGGDAGVSGVELVKRLGMAVAAIAIIVVTVSYLAPKLFHVVVKLRNREVFILTIVLVCLGTAWLTSLVGLSLALGAFIAGLVVSESEYSNQIVAEVLPFRDTFSSLFFMSMGMLLELQFFVYHMPQLLLLAAAVLVVKALILIGVGRILNYPLRLSLMVGFNLAQIGEFSFILIKMGQDDGYLSQGLYQTLLAVSIITMAITPFIFKFSSSAAFRIAHKLGARASQKGIPKKTHLANHVIIVGYGLNGRNLARVLKETAIEHLVLDINFTRVAKAKKDGHRAYYGDASHPEILKKMAVERAKMVVFAITDPVSTRRGVTVARELNPALSIVVRTRYTGEVEELYRLGSDQVISEEFETSVEIFARVLRDYRLPANIIQNQIDLVRQEGYAMLRSPSLSGERLASLASILDTSVMDTFFIEKGCRVAGMTLEELDLRRKTGGTTVMAVIRNGKAHTNPRGEFKFAPGDMLVLLGAHGELNVALRILKEKCPTAEGGAGGKDETFWGRGE